GGTTTTCAGCTCCTCAGCCACGGTCTACGCCACGGGGTCGCCCATGCCCCTGGACGAGGACTCTCCCCTGGGCTGCACCAACCCCTACGGATGGTCCAAGTTCATGATAGAACAGATGCTGCGGGACTTGGCGGCGTCGGACCCGGAATGGTCCATCGCACTCCTGCGGTACTTCAATCCCGTCGGGGCCCACGAAAGCGGCCTGATCGGCGAGGATCCCAGGGGCATCCCGAACAACCTCTTTCCCTATATCTGCCGGGTGGCCTCCGGCCGCCTGGAAAAACTCTCCGTTTACGGGAACGACTACCCGACCCCCGACGGGACGGGAGTAAGGGACTACATTCATGTCTGCGACCTGGCCGAGGGGCACGTGAGCGCCCTGAAACATCTCGAGGGCGCCCGCGGGGCGGAGGCCTTCAACCTGGGGACCGGAAAAGGAACGTCAGTGCTCGAGCTGATCCGGACCTTCGAGAGAGTCTCGGGAAAAGTTGTTCCCTTCGAGATCGTCGGACGGCGGCCCGGTGACATCGCCGCCTGCTACGCCCGGACGGACAGGGCCCGGGACGTGCTCGGGTGGTCGGCGAAGCGCACCCTGGACGACATGTGCCGCGACGGCTGGAACCGGGAACTCATGAGGGACGCCGGGGAAGGGTGATACT
This genomic stretch from Aminivibrio sp. harbors:
- the galE gene encoding UDP-glucose 4-epimerase GalE, with translation MILVTGGAGFIGSHACVALAEAGYDVLIVDDFSNSSPDVPLRLERLTGRPMKCVRADVRDREALDGLFRNHPISAVIHFAGLKAVGESVAKPLEYYGNNFGSALALCGAMSAAGVKRLVFSSSATVYATGSPMPLDEDSPLGCTNPYGWSKFMIEQMLRDLAASDPEWSIALLRYFNPVGAHESGLIGEDPRGIPNNLFPYICRVASGRLEKLSVYGNDYPTPDGTGVRDYIHVCDLAEGHVSALKHLEGARGAEAFNLGTGKGTSVLELIRTFERVSGKVVPFEIVGRRPGDIAACYARTDRARDVLGWSAKRTLDDMCRDGWNRELMRDAGEG